In Glycine soja cultivar W05 chromosome 10, ASM419377v2, whole genome shotgun sequence, the genomic stretch TGTGTGTTGTCTCTCTGAGATTGTGGTGAGTAGCATAATGGAGGCACCGAAGCTGAAGGTAGTGACACTGAAAGCCATCGAAGCAACTCCGTCAACCTTCAAAGAGTTCGGTCAGGTCGTGGAGGCTTCGCGAGACGGCCAGGAATTCGGTCCCCACGATGCTCAACTCGACCTTTCCCAAGGAACTCCAaggtttctatttctatttttttagggtttttcCTCACCCACCCTCTTGCCTCTTCTGGTCAATTCCACTTGTATTTAttgtagatattttttttaatgcagtTATGCCATATAATAGTTGCAACTTGTTAATATCTTCACTTGTAATAAAGCATATGTAGAAATTGggataattttgttattatcaaTTGCTATCAATATCTGAGTAACTCCAAAGAATCATGAAGTAGTAGTAGCTCAGATTCAATTGAGGTGCAATCTCCCCACAAATGCTCAACTTGAACTCAACTATGCCACCAATGAAAAGAATGGTTCAGACTTCAGAGACAAATAAAACCAACCTGGACTGGCAAAACAACCAATTCAACTTCAGGCTTGATTCCAAAACTCTTTTCTTCAAACAAACAAAGGGGGTTGTTTCAGAGAAAAAGTGAGACTTATATGATCTGCCGGGTTACCAAAGCAAAACATTTGGTAGGAATCATGAAAGCAAACTATCTGACATTTTATCTCAATGAacaaggactaattaacatgtcAGCATGGCATTTATGATTTAACAGTACACTTAAGGCACCTAACTTGCTATGTCTGTCAACTTTGGTGATGGAGATTTAGCAGAAGGATTAACTTATTATaggttaaaaaacttaaaagactAACTTGTATTCACAAATAAATTCAGGTACCAAAAGTGCAGGACatttttagggactaaattgccaaTTTAGTCTTTTTCAAATCATTAAATCTGAACTGTggttaaaatttcaatatgcCTAGGAGTAGTAATTGACTTTGGCTGGTtacattttatttgattaatctaTGCTTTTGCCAAATATCGATTTTTAGAGATGAGTTGATTGTTTTGTTTCATGTTGCAGTATTATCTTTGTTGTTTGGGTTGTATTATCATGCATAAAGTACACCAAgttatccttttctttttcttcttgtccctttttgttttcataaataaattagttaaatttgagGTATCTTGTGCTCTAATGAGCGGACTAAATCTGCTTACTCCGTATAATGATTATATTCCTTAATTAAGGCTGGCATCGAGCTCCTATTATTGGAATTAGTGTGTATTCTTTTACAGGTTCTACATTATCAAGCTTGAAAAATGCCCGCTTAAGTTTTCTAGTATTACACATCATGCAATCGTGACTCAGTGCCTCGGGTCTATCGGTGGTCATGTTTGGTATCTTGGAGTGGCCAAGTCATCTGTTGTTGATTCAAATGAGATCAAGGATGACACAGGCAAGAAGATTGTGCAGTCACGTTCTGGTCATTCATATGTGCCTCCAGCCATTGAGGATGTCCAAGTTTTCAAGATTTCAGGTTCCAAATTTCTTAAGCTTAACCGGGGAACATGGCACGCCGGCCCTCTATTTAAGGCTGCTGCAATGGACTTTTACAATCTAGAACTGAGCAACACAAATGTAAGTTTTTCACATTCCCCTTTCCTTGGCCATTGGCGAGTTGCATGCATCTTAGTTCATTTGCAATGCTCTATAGAACCTGGGAATTATAGTTCATTTTGGTTTTTGCTTTCCTCTTTATTTTCTAGACTCTTGTGTACTAACTTTTCAAGATCCTAACACAATATAAATGTGGCtctaaaaatataagaactagtttattttttttggtttgctcATTCATGCagaaagtaaattttatttatttatttatctttatgttTCAGTGGATGTTGCTCTGGCTTATATGgccttttttattctttccatGTACAGGAGACTGATCATACCACACACTACTTTAAGAAGGACGATGGAGTGATGTTTGTAATTGACGATTAACTTCATAATTTTATCTAGTTTCCAGCATTTCAACTGATTCTGCATGTTATATTATACCATTAACACTTTGTTTGGTTTGAGTGACTTAGCAGGGAGTGATTTAAGTTGGAAGGATTTAGGAGAGATATAAATCATTTCCCTTGTTGTTTGTGTGAAATTACGAAggataaattacaaaaatccGTTATTTGGGACGGAAATTGAAGAGTGCGATatgcattattttgttttcatctttGAGTTTTCTCGAGGTTTCATtattaatttggtttttaaattatttaaaatgactTAATTTGGAttcattaccaaaaaaatatattattaccaaaaaaaattggtCCCTGAGTTTCTAAACACTCAAATTAggttatctaatttttaaaaaaatgtttcaatcaAGTTCATTTCATTAAATTCCAGCAATTTTCACTTACAAATAGCGACAATTTTCCGGTTTCAATTTAATGAAAAAGGTATGATGGaagcaattttaaaaattagagaaactaattaaagcatttgaaaatttaagaatcaaattgaattgttttaaataagattGGGACTAAATTAATAATCACGTCTTAATTTAACTACATATCCAAGCACATGTGATTCACGAGACACACTTTATAACTTTTCAATAGTGTTATACTTTGTCACcggagattaaaaaaaaaaaactcttatctAGCCACaatcttaaattaaaaatattgtgcttaaatttatcttaaataagATAAGTTATAGCatacacaaaataatttatttctttatttaaaattaagtttactTATATgggtgaaattattttttaataattctcATTTCTTTCCCTTCACTTTCCCATATAAtcaaacaaatgataataagtCACTTCATTTCATTCTTTCCTAATTTCAACAATCCAAATAATACAATTTAATccaaaaattactttatttaatattctctcgattttttttttcctctcaagttgACTTCatatccaaacaaaatgtaaatGTCAAATGTCATATAATTTCTGGAAACTTCAGCGTTGTTCTTCATATGGTGCAATTAGTAAAAGATTCCTATGTCTGGGAACTTCCTATCCACATTTCCAATTTGCATTTTTCTAGGTGTGCAAAACAAACTATCTAATGGGTTATTAATTAATAgagtaaacaaaatttaatagggTAAAAGAGAAACGCAAAGAAGTCGGTGGCTGTGAGCATCTAACaaaagatttgaatttaaatgtacttttagtttaatttatgtgtaatttttttaagttatcaagtcttatgttaaaaattaagtaaatttagatttattatttatttttcattttaaaccttcaattattttatgtaaatatttttttcttatgaatttagtatatgaaataattttaggagtttaaaatacaactttaataatatttgataaGATTTATATGACATGAGATAGtttgaattaaaagttatttaatatttttcattttagataaaatataataatttaattgataaaattttgaagcggaatattaaaatattttaatatgcaAGAAATCGAAACGGGTACCTAGCAAAATTGTTAAATTAGCATTTACAAATCACGAGATAGCATAGATTTTCTTCAATGAGGAGAATTTGCTCTAtcattaacaaaaaagaaaagaaaaattatttgaacGTTCTGTTGAAGTTGCTGTTCTATCTGGTAGTGTCTCCATAATGATTGTCATTACTCAGCTCCCATCAACTGCAGAAGAAATTAACACAGAACTTAATACATTAagagatttttatattaaaaaatcaaaagtataTGATTTTGCAAGTGCCAAGGTGGTCAATAACTTAATATTCAACCATTGAAAACCTATCAGTCACCTTGAATATATCTCCAAACATTCCCATGGGGTTCCTTCGCTGTACTCCAAAGAACCTCTCcgcaatatcatctagcatcTGAATCACAGTTTTGTCACATCAAATGCAGCAGATGGCTTGAATTTTTAGTTTCatgcaaagagaaaaataatcacAAAATAACAACACAAGACTGGTAAGATTTTTCAAAGAATAATAAGGACACGCCACATCTTTGTTGATTCATTTGCTAATTGTTATCTACCAACAACAGAGAGGAAAACAGAGCATATGACTTGGTATGTAAGTTATCTGACCTCATTGAACGCAGGCTCCCTCTCAATACTTGGCTTAAAATTTGCTCTCAACATACTAAAAAGAGGCAAAGCATCTCTCTCCAACCTggcatgacaaaaaaataaggcATTGGCATGCAACATACTGGGAGCTCCAAACATTTGCAGCTATTACAATAGGAAACTCTTCTTCCCATTAAACACGTCTGACATTAATCAAGTACTCTCACTTGTAATTTCATCTATTACATGCTGCCACAGTACGACGAGCATTTTGCTTCACTTTTATTGAGTGGTAACTAATTGGTTATGTCTCTGTTCCTTTCCTTACAACAGAATAAGGTGCTTAATTTTACTTTGCcttattttcttcctttcaaAGGAATCGAGCCATAATTGTATAACACAATTAACGCTCTTTATATAAGTGAAGTTTTCATATAGATGAAATtcagaaacaaataaaatatcaattattcaTCAAATTATAGTGCTTCCAGTCCCCTTTAAATTGAAGCATTTAGAACAGAAATGAATCAATTTATTGGTTGAGCAACATACAAACTTACGTTTGCAAAAGATATGCGATAAATTGCATCAACTCTGTCTTAGGAAATGCAACCTCAGCCGATTCAGTTTGCTTCTTTATCTCTTCCATTAGTATGTTCGCATCTTTCAAATTACCTGAAGACAAGTACCTATCATGCAAGAAATGGGCAATTCCtcagtttgaaaacttgttgaaatttgCATGGAATTACAGGTGAAAGACATTACCAAACAAAACAAGGATTTTATAACAAGTATCTCAACATCATTGAAAAGTGAAAATAGTGGATGCATGTCTCTACTCATCAATGATGATTAGTACAAGACAACTAAAGTAAAAAATTTCCTTAATTATCACTTACGAGATAGCAAAACAGGGAGTGGAGGACACCTTAAGATTGATTGTATTATCTTGTTTcttttaagtttgttttatttACAAGAATAGGAAGTGTTTGTTTTCACTTTTGACAATGAAGTGGATGAACACTTAGTGCTAATACGTACTGCAATATACAAAAGATATTTGAGCAAGTTAAAATTGTTAAATGCACtcaaaaacaactaaaaattataCTGAGAAATATCTATGCTATACACTACAATAAGCAAAAACATAAATTCCATCCTAGTATAATAGCTTATTTTGGCATCATAAGCATCCTGGGTATTCAATAGTCAGAAAATTTGATAATATTGCCAGGGAATCTCAAGAGAAAATTACATTTACCTTAAAACTGCCCGAGCAATGGCCAAATCATCTTCACCAGGATAGCACTACATTTGAAAAAACATATCAGTTGATCCTTCCCAAAACTAtgccaaaaatataaaatgaaggcATCAGTTACCTTCTCCAATTAAGTTTGAGAATCACCaataatataacataaataaaatcatcCCAAATGTCAAACCAAATTTTAGCAGAAAAGTAAGATCAAAATTTTTTGGTATGCCTCCACACAATTTTGGAAAGTTGAACCAAATAACAATGAATAAAAAAGTTAGGAAGCTGACCTTGCCCAAAAAACTCACTAGAGTAGAAGCAAACTTCTTTGGATTATTTCCTCTCACAAAATGATGTGTCACTTTAGCCATATCCTGCATATAAAAAGCATATTGATAATTATTCACTACAAATAAAGGTCATAatagttttaagttttttaaggcAAGCGAAGCTTTTCACAGCATAAAGCCATTTCCATATTGGCCAAAAAATTCAGAGACGTGACTTGCTCCAAACAATCAATGCAACAGTTTACTATATTTCTTCATGTTCTATTTAACTTAAGACTTAAGAGTAtactaaattttatgtttgcatTGCCTCAGTCTCGTATAAACTGCTATATTCAAGGAAATTAAGAGTAgaaataagattaaaaagaCAGTCGCTATACACTGTAATACCCTATATGAGGTCCCTATACACTGCCCTTGAAAGTATCAGCTTAAAATATCAACCactaaaataaacaagaaaggAGAAGAGTCTCCAAGCCTGACTCCCAGTTTACCTTACAAAAATTTGTCACTCACAATCACACAGAAAGTAACAGTCGGGAAACATCCAATAATTTCATCATCTCTAGCTCGTACCAAAACCCTTTCTATCAATAACATGGTTTCAGAAGCCATAGCTCACTCACTCATAAGCTTTTTCAAACCCAATTTGAAAATAAACCTAATGTTGAGAGATAACCTGCTAGTCTACTACACTTTGCAAATAAACCAATTCTGAACCCAGAGAACCTTGGCAATTTCTTCTTCTCATCTCATACCCAGTTTTCttgaattttaagtttttaacagCTACCTAATTTACTTGGCCAACATCATTAAAAACTCTCCCCATTAAAACCACAATGGTCCCGACCTGATTTTTCCTTAATcccttcaaattcaaaatcttatgtAGCAACTAAACAATTTGACTCTCCAAACATCCAAGCCATGGCTTCCAAATTCCCCTTATCTTCATGTAACCAGCCCACCCAAAAAACCTGAAGTTAGCCAACTAAATCAATGTTTATTAAATGTTGAAACATAACAGCCATTACATATCACCAATCATGTTTTTCTTCtgcaaaaaactaaaagataagaaaagtttCATACAGatgttgattttaaaataaaaaagcttcGAAAGTAAATAAATTCAAGAAAAACCATTGTGAAACTCACCACCTCAGGACTTTCAGAAAATATGTACTCAGCTAGCATGATGTGCAGCTCTGGAGATCCATTCTTATTTACTCCATTTCCGGCAGACCACCTGAATACAATAGCAGCAAAGATAGAAATGCTATTTAGAGGAAcaaattatcataataataaaaaggggTGACCTAGTGCACAAGGCCCCTACCAAGTGGATTTGAGGATGGTGGATATATGCCCCTCATGTGGAGAgggtaattataatattatagtaTCCAATTTGAAGGGTGCTAACCCCTACCACCACCCCACATTAtatataagatataagatattttaattgtagATGCTACCTATTATTCTAAAGACACTAGTTaaggaaactaaaaaaatgaagaaaaaatatcaatattgagAAGAAAACAGTATTTGACATTCACTTGCAAAGAAAAGAGAGGGAGCATggtaaatgtaaaatataatctagactatttttaatttgtgttaagTCTCACTTGATAGCAGCTTTTAAGAATGAGGAGCAGCCCTCAACACGTGTCTTTGCACTTCCAATGTTTTCAGAAAGCTGCTGCATGTCATCGACATCCCATAGGTTTTGTGGCAATGAAACCCGAGGAAATGATTTGTAAATTTTGTTGAGACGTTCTACCATTAAAATTTACAAGGAATTAGTAATAGGAAGAACTGTTTCATCGTTAAATACTATAAAAATCCAAATAAGAATGAATGTTTTTATGCAAGTCCATGATAGTTACCGAACTGAAAAGTCCCCATGCAATTAAATAAGAACTAAGAATAATTTACATtgcatcacaaaaaaaaatggctgataaaaataaaactgtaAAAGACGGGATAAGAACGCACCAAGAATTTCCTCATTGTAAGGAattttccctttccctaatgTCTCCACAAACAATAGAGCTAGCTCTGCTCCACAGGTAAccttagagagaaaataagtGTTAAACTTTGCTGTTTGTCAAGTGTACTGTAtctttttatcataaatataaacattttaacatcagaaatacatttttaaaattaatttaaatttatatagaaATGTGGAAAgtattctttttctctcttaatgGTAACAATGAACAATCTACTAATCACACTTATATGCCAGACTAAAGATTATAAAATTGACAAAAGTATATCTTGAAAGACATTGAAATAGAAGATGTAGAACCTGCCCATGAGACAATTGAATGCACGCTCCTGAATGTAGGATATCTAATGCTTCACAGTACCTCTGAGCAGAAACATATCTGCAGCAAAGCATGTATGCTACATTTATGTCTACAACTTATCTGATGAGTATGCATTAGTTAATGCAGTTGTAGACCAAAATAATGAAGCTTGACAAAAAGAAATTCTGAGGTTCATAGATCTACAACAAGCATGGATTTATGgatgataaaaggaaagtacattttacagataaataaatttaaatagagaagcaaaaaaaaaagatgttccAACTTCAAGAGCAAAGGGTAGCATGTATGATAAAAgaaaccagaaaaaaaaaactagaataaaatatttaacaaagaaTCCCCATATGTCATATACTGGCAAATAACCAAGGTTATCAATGGGCAATGGCAAATGACAGAAGGTCAAAATTACACCATATAAAAATGCCACTGCAGCCTATGGCACCCCCATAGCAGGGCTCCCTTCACAAATCACATAGAGTGGAGG encodes the following:
- the LOC114372022 gene encoding uncharacterized protein LOC114372022, producing MEAPKLKVVTLKAIEATPSTFKEFGQVVEASRDGQEFGPHDAQLDLSQGTPRFYIIKLEKCPLKFSSITHHAIVTQCLGSIGGHVWYLGVAKSSVVDSNEIKDDTGKKIVQSRSGHSYVPPAIEDVQVFKISGSKFLKLNRGTWHAGPLFKAAAMDFYNLELSNTNETDHTTHYFKKDDGVMFVIDD
- the LOC114370538 gene encoding Golgi to ER traffic protein 4 homolog, with translation MSRQRSRRVELPPAQENIEKLEKVVNDGNYYGAQQMYKSVSARYVSAQRYCEALDILHSGACIQLSHGQVTCGAELALLFVETLGKGKIPYNEEILERLNKIYKSFPRVSLPQNLWDVDDMQQLSENIGSAKTRVEGCSSFLKAAIKWSAGNGVNKNGSPELHIMLAEYIFSESPEVDMAKVTHHFVRGNNPKKFASTLVSFLGKCYPGEDDLAIARAVLRYLSSGNLKDANILMEEIKKQTESAEVAFPKTELMQFIAYLLQTLERDALPLFSMLRANFKPSIEREPAFNEMLDDIAERFFGVQRRNPMGMFGDIFKLMGAE